The following are encoded together in the Vidua macroura isolate BioBank_ID:100142 chromosome 6, ASM2450914v1, whole genome shotgun sequence genome:
- the QSER1 gene encoding glutamine and serine-rich protein 1: protein MMDRNYPTTPGFAEPLAPGTAPPAASWAYERGAGSLKPSLSYGGGHSSHSETDLHRQTYTASHQLPGYSTTQHPAGLSGIFDTSMHSGGGNTKETSSVMNFLSAIESRTAQAVSSGSTLLPQFRAPSWQTGMHSSTATELFVTGALPTSGTFPPTSALSAYQHPNTFSSRNFATTPSLTLQDATFSATSNGLLTAHDPLLQIKTSQGTVPTALTFERLGSSVLSTSVPPQSSTYRSAQESAPHLLQPQFSLLPSTLGGAQQVSQAYSTSVFTGSTASMDRALQRECSVIKHHQRPSSTQSVQPQLTVSQHSLHSYLTSTSGVNFQDTSRHSALPCSPVGDVTQVSNGGPQQKTSQVTVELAQSYTSAIPSPGFPSASTAKVKNCSMKQPPRSTKTPKPQSVAPTVQTQSYAKTAQNQSSVITGQAQIYSTAQLPSLLSVSQSQNYVSCQAQNVPPVSHSQDFSSSKVEKLPSLYKTLTFSGQSQAITSDSQTLSYSSEEQVLTSVPNENYSGQMRELSSVSQAQNYSSSHSQGLSPVTQSQVNFSSQSQVLAAVSPSESYSSGQSLTLTSPSLSFNASPRVQTLPASSPNQSYISLHSSQNSQSQESSSPQSQKFLPSVLSPFASPAHSQTLQNNRPSSETKSYVKRKSDSNLYASSKQEEELSMQDMQALQQQATLESSTQSLTEEEINAQDASYRVSKANDRYSQSVIRSNSRLEDQVVGLTLQGTKKDERMVSSVEQLSQHIGHISSLSHDIKKTANLMRTTQGAVSAEELNQQHSLMHKVHDSKAQEQQGQVISTPAQVQPHALRHGHQLCLPSAQVLLESTCDLQILHQSILQSSLGQAKASPQVQRIQSPQQVAHPFLQMDGHIVQSNGGHSQQQLHSQNSEVMKMDISESSKPLQQHLTAKDHFSQTNQHDAKNQFVSLSSMCFPESMLLSDERNILSNVDDILAATAAACGVTPSDFAKSASNEEEIQTVENSEESKTQFRSLDSRHVSSVFSASPTVVGKPANRNNISLNGGQITLNLTPVSTIQTKTVNLDQQHLETSDQSVPIRMTSPTLGPAQEEQEAVRVKKQSSISQESEEDNDASVDGTLNARETEFVSSGRSLSEESAASENDFNVGGDDGTVAGNQSKVPLQTLSVPQSADGAINRTEEECQDLTQGNLQKKKSKGKSQNKNAAEDDSATQKQVKRSGQCKRQNSRGNDACFTYSSPVSEGCYDTYQHQERMRQKIKEVEEKQPEVRTGFIASFLDFLKSGPRQQFSTPAVRMPNRTRRPVTQMVRAPCLQPSAKPQPAAAPPVAAEVSGESPTKKADEELKKNLETLPSFSSDEDDSVGGNHDLQKSISTALSALDETSDKKIKSETEKVTGVTAAATTTSAAVKQESPQTTAPVGNVQEKMNPADPLKVAQQDAVTSEQLAKMQETVAIEGCTDEENMDSEGEGMYRERDEFVVKIEDIETLKVALQTGKEPPAIWKVQKALLQKFVPEVRDGHREFAATNSYLGYFGDAKTKYKRVYVKFVENANKKEYVRVCSKKPRIKPVQSARTIHCKPSNSNIKPPDPPTPKPAATKVSSVKPKAKQPKVKAEPPPKKRKKWKEEFSSSQSDSSPEAQSEEDEVVPPAPLVTRFLNTRAMKETFKSYMELLVSIALDPDTMQALEKSNDELLLPHMRKIDGMLNDNRKRLLSKLRLDHAFKNALENFPELTVVTRDSKTKCGGTSVSKIKMNGKAYNKKTLRASKSTTKSAQEFTVDPEKIQLYSLYHSLHHYKYHIYLTCKEEISSVQKTSADLGQEEIVQLCMKNIKWVEDLFEKFGELLNRVQQKCS, encoded by the exons tttaaGCTATGGAGGAGGACATTCATCACATTCAGAAACAGACCTTCACAGACAGACATACACAGCTTCTCATCAGCTTCCTGGATACTCAACTACACAACATCCTGCTG GTCTTTCAGGAATATTTGATACCAGTATGCACAGTGGTGGAGGTAACACTAAGGAAACTTCTTCAGTTATGAATTTTCTCTCTGCTATTGAGTCTCGTACTGCTCAGGCAGTCTCTTCAGGATCTACCCTTTTACCACAATTCAGGGCTCCTTCCTGGCAGACAG gtATGCATTCCTCGACAGCCACAGAACTATTTGTTACTGGAGCTTTGCCAACCTCTGGAACATTTCCACCAACCTCTGCTTTGTCAGCGTACCAGCATCCCAACACCTTCAGCAGCAGAAACTTTGCTACTACCCCTTCTCTCACTCTTCAAGATGCCACTTTCAGTGCTACATCCAACGGTCTCTTAACTGCCCACGATCCTTTATTGCAGATTAAAACATCACAAGGCACTGTTCCAACCGCTTTGACGTTCGAGCGCCTGGGCAGCTCTGTTCTGAGTACCAGTGTACCCCCCCAGTCGTCAACATATCGTTCTGCTCAAGAATCTGCACCCCATCTTTTGCAGCCTCAGTTCAGTTTGTTGCCTTCGACCCTTGGAGGAGCCCAGCAGGTGTCTCAGGCCTACAGCACATCTGTCTTCACTGGTTCCACTGCTTCCATGGACAGAGCACTTCAGCGAGAATGTAGTGTTATTAAGCACCACCAGCGGCCTTCGAGTACTCAGTCTGTCCAGCCTCAACTGACTGTTTCCCAGCATTCCTTACACAGCTATTTAACAAGTACAAGTGGAGTTAACTTTCAGGATACATCTAGGCACTCAGCATTACCCTGCAGTCCAGTTGGAGATGTTACTCAGGTGAGCAATGGAGGGCCACAGCAGAAGACTTCTCAAGTCACAGTGGAACTTGCTCAGTCGTACACATCTGCAATTCCATCGCCCGGTTTTCCGTCTGCTTCCACTGCAAAAGTGAAAAACTGTTCCATGAAGCAGCCTCCGAGGTCAACGAAGACCCCCAAACCTCAGAGCGTAGCTCCCACCGTGCAGACACAAAGCTATGCCAAAACTGCACAAAACCAGAGTTCTGTCATTACAGGCCAAGCACAGATCTATTCTacagcacagctgcccagcCTCTTGTCGGTCAGTCAGTCCCAAAATTATGTTTCGTGCCAGGCTCAGAATGTGCCACCTGTCAGCCACTCGCAGGATTTCTCATCCAGTAAGGTTGAGAAGCTGCCCTCACTGTATAAAACATTGACTTTTTCTGGGCAATCACAAGCTATTACTTCTGACAGTCAGACTCTAAGTTACTCCTCAGAGGAACAGGTATTGACCTCAGTTCCAAATGAGAACTACTCTGGGCAAATGAGGGAACTTTCTTCAGTCAGCCAAGCTCAAAACTACTCTTCTAGTCACTCTCAGGGTTTATCTCCAGTTACCCAGTCCCAAGTTAATTTTTCATCTCAATCACAAGTTTTAGCAGCTGTTAGTCCTTCAGAAAGCTATTCTTCAGGGCAGTCTTTAACATTAACGTCgccttctctttcctttaatGCCTCTCCTCGGGTACAAACTCTTCCAGCCTCGAGCCCTAATCAAAGCTATATTTCTTTACATTCTTCTCAGAACTCTCAGTCACAAGAATCCTCCTCTCCGCAGTCTCAAAAGTTTTTGCCATCTGTCCTGTCTCCTTTTGCATCCCCAGCTCACTCCCAGACGCTGCAGAACAACAGACCTTCCTCAGAAACAAAGTCCTATGTTAAAAGGAAGTCTGACTCTAACTTGTACGCCTCATCGAAACAGGAGGAGGAATTATCAATGCAGGACATGCAGGCATTGCAGCAGCAAGCTACTCTTGAATCTTCCACTCAAAGCCTAACAGAGGAGGAGATCAATGCTCAGGATGCATCCTATAGGGTCTCAAAAGCGAATGACAGATACTCCCAAAGCGTAATCAGAAGCAACTCTCGTCTTGAAGATCAAGTTGTTGGACTTACTCTTCAAGGaacaaaaaaagatgaaagaatgGTCAGTTCTGTGGAGCAGCTTTCCCAACACATTGGCCATATCAGCAGCCTAAGCCATGATATCAAAAAGACAGCGAATTTAATGCGAACAACGCAGGGAGCTGTGAGTGCTGAGGAGCTAAACCAACAGCATTCCCTTATGCATAAGGTACATGACAGTAAAGCTCAAGAGCAGCAAGGCCAAGTCATTAGCACGCCAGCACAGGTGCAGCCTCATGCTTTAAGGCATGGTCATCAGCTGTGCTTGCCCAGTGCACAGGTACTGCTGGAGTCAACCTGTGACTTGCAGATTCTTCACCAGTCAATCCTGCAGTCGAGTTTAGGACAAGCAAAGGCATCACCGCAAGTGCAAAGAATACAGAGTCCTCAGCAGGTGGCACATCCGTTCCTTCAGATGGATGGTCACATTGTTCAGAGTAATGGGGGTCATTCTCAGCAACAGCTTCACAGTCAGAATTCAGAAGTAATGAAAATGGACATTTCTGAGTCTTCAAAaccactgcagcagcatttgACAGCAAAAGATCATTTTAGTCAGACGAATCAACATGATGCAAAAAATCAATTTGTTTCTCTTAGTTCCATGTGCTTCCCAGAATCTATGCTTCTCAGCGATGAGAGGAATATATTATCCAACGTGGATGACATCttagcagcaacagcagcagcctgtggagTGACACCATCTGACTTTGCCAAATCAGCCTCTAATGAAGAGGAAATCCAAACTGTTGAAAATAGTGAGGAGTCCAAAACGCAGTTCCGATCGTTGGATTCCAGACACGTGTCTTCTGTTTTCAGTGCCTCGCCTACTGTAGTTGGAAAGCcagcaaacagaaataatatttctctGAATGGAGGCCAAATTACCCTAAATCTTACCCCAGTGTCAACAATACAGACAAAAACTGTGAACCTGGATCAGCAGCACCTTGAAACTTCTGATCAGAGTGTACCTATAAGAATGACCTCTCCCACCCTTGGTCCTGCTCAAGAAGAGCAGGAGGCTGTTCGGGTGAAGAAACAATCTAGCATCAGTCAGGAATCTGAAGAAGATAATGATGCTTCTGTTGATGGTACACTGAATGCAAGGGAGACAGAGTTTGTTTCAAGTGGTAGGAGCCTAAGTGAGGAAAGTGCTGCCTCAGAGAATGATTTTAATGTGGGTGGTGATGATGGTACAGTAGCAGGCAACCAGTCAAAGGTTCCTTTGCAGACGCTGTCTGTGCCCCAAAGTGCAGATGGAGCCATTAATAGAACTGAAGAAGAATGCCAAGATTTAACTCAAGGGaaccttcagaagaaaaaaagcaaaggaaaaagccaaaacaaaaatgctgcagaagaTGACAGTGCAACTCAGAAACAGGTAAAAAGAAGTGGACAGTGTAAACGTCAAAATTCAAGAGGAAATGATGCATGTTTCACATACTCTTCTCCTGTTTCTGAAGGTTGTTATGATACTTACCAACATCAGGAAAGAATGAGgcaaaaaattaaagaagttGAAGAAAAACAGCCTGAAGTCAGAACAGGATTTATTGCATCTTTTTTAGACTTTCTGAAGTCTGGGCCTAGGCAGCAGTTTTCCACTCCAGCTGTACGAATGCCAAACAGGACTAGGAGACCAGTCACACAAATGGTTCGTGCCCCTTGCCTGCAGCCCTCTGCAAagcctcagccagcagcagcaccacctgTGGCTGCTGAGGTCAGTGGAGAAAGTCCAACCAAAAAAGCCGACGAGGAACTTAAGAAAAATTTAGAAACATTGCCTTCGTTTTCTTCTGATGAAGATGATTCTGTGGGTGGTAACCATGATCTTCAAAAGAGCATCTCCACTGCATTGTCAGCCCTGGATGAAACATCTGACAAAAAGATCAAATCAG aaactgaaaaagtGACAGGTGttactgctgctgccaccaccaccagtGCTGCAGTAAAGCAGGAATCTCCACAGACAACTGCTCCTGTAGGCAATGTGCAGGAGAAAATGAATCCAGCTGACCCCTTAAAAGTAGCTCAACAGGATGCTGTGACTTCAGAACAACTGGCAAAAATGCAGGAGACTGTTGCAATAGAAGGATGTACTGATGAGGAGAATATGGACAGTGAAGGAGAGGGGATGTACAGAGAACGTGACGAATTTGTAGTGAAGATTGAAGATATAGAGACTCTAAAG GTTGCTTTGCAGACAGGAAAAGAGCCTCCAGCTATCTGGAAAGTACAGAAGGCTTTATTGCAGAAGTTTGTTCCTGAAGTGCGTGACGGACACAGAGAGTTTGCTGCTACTAACAGT tatcTTGGGTACTTTGGGGATGCAAAGACAAAATACAAACGAGTGTATGTGAAGTTTGttgaaaatgcaaacaaaaaggaaTATGTCAGAGTATGCTCAAAAAAACCACGAATCAAGCCTGTCCAGTCAGCaag GACTATTCACTGCAAACCTAGTAATAGCAACATCAAACCTCCTGATCCACCAAcaccaaaaccagcagcaaCAAAAGTCTCTTCTGTGAAACCCAAAGCTAAACAGCCAAAGGTCAAGGCTGAACCACcaccaaagaaaaggaaaaagtggaaAGAAGAATTTTCATCTTCCCAGTCTGATTCTTCACCTGAGGCCCAGAGTGAAGAAGATG AGGTTGTACCTCCAGCTCCACTTGTTACTCGCTTTTTGAACACCAGAGCTATGAAAGAGACTTTCAAGAGCTACATGGAGTTGCTTGTTAGCATTGCCTTGGATCCAGACACAATGCAAGCCTTGGAAAAGAGCAATG ATGAGCTGCTTTTGCCTCACATGAGAAAGATTGATGGTATGCTGAATGACAACAGGAAAAGGCTGCTTTCCAAATTGCGCTTGGATCACGCTTTCAAG AACGCTTTGGAAAACTTTCCTGAACTGACAGTGGTCACTCGGGACTCCAAGACAAAGTGTGGAGGGACATCTGTGTCTAAGATCAAAATGAATGGTAAAGCTTACAACAAGAAAACACTGAGGGCTTCTAAATCAACCACTAAATCAGCACAG GAGTTTACAGTAGATccagaaaaaatacagttgtATTCTTTGTATCACTCACTCCATCATTACAAATATCACATATATCTAACATGTAAAGAGGAG atttctTCTGTTCAGAAGACGAGTGCAGATCTAGGCCAGGAAGAGATCGTGCAGCTGtgcatgaaaaatataaaatgggTGGAGGATCTTTTTGAAAAGTTTGGTGAACTCTTGAATCGTGTCCAGCAGAAATGCTCCTAA